The following proteins come from a genomic window of Deltaproteobacteria bacterium:
- a CDS encoding GTPase domain-containing protein, with protein MKPRENTIEQDSQLELDSGRGWLITDAVQCPGLTRGAGEIQGLAEDVRKRLAVFSYKQHMPCLWVAFLGGTGTGKSTIFNAFCGKHLSETGVERPKTSGPIVYAHQDCPIANGFPFPSVQVEHQAFEDSRCGPATGTPGCLLVLQHNRQDWSHIVVVDTPDLDSVEVENRQIAEDFYLLSDAVVFVTSQEKYADDVPYQFLLRVIQEEKPLFLLINKVNERLTREEVLGALESQGGQTGALDTARRMWFIAYASSQPFQWISEDPAFSDFLHSFSQEFPIEEIRDFRAAQQTRRTGDLKIRFRRLLDLLEEENGEAQRWLTHLTALYEKISQDLVKEEERRFTTESRQHLQTEIRRLFTKYDVLAKPRRFIRELILTPFRLLGLRKESAHGAHKDALLKVRRKIDLTPVQGAIERFNRLVLEELSPTDEHSPLFRKLRQSDVALKDEEIKDRIWEEHDRLDAWLEETFQKLSKGLPRHKKWGIYSTSILWGLLILSFEIVVGGGFTVLDAALDSVLAPFVTKGAVELFAYREIQKIARKLAKRYQEGLLSVLRHQRERYEQCVRSLMTSPETLESLQRLHWKIGGSSPD; from the coding sequence ATGAAGCCACGAGAAAACACAATTGAACAAGACAGCCAATTAGAGCTGGATTCCGGAAGAGGCTGGCTTATTACAGACGCCGTACAATGTCCCGGGCTCACCCGTGGCGCCGGGGAAATCCAAGGACTGGCAGAAGACGTTCGCAAGAGACTCGCCGTCTTTTCCTACAAACAGCACATGCCCTGTCTTTGGGTGGCCTTCCTTGGGGGAACAGGAACAGGAAAATCGACCATTTTTAATGCCTTTTGCGGGAAGCACTTGAGCGAGACAGGCGTGGAACGACCAAAAACCAGCGGTCCTATCGTTTACGCACATCAAGATTGCCCCATCGCAAATGGTTTCCCCTTCCCCTCAGTGCAAGTGGAACATCAGGCCTTCGAAGATTCCCGTTGCGGGCCGGCTACCGGAACGCCTGGTTGTCTACTCGTATTACAACACAACCGGCAAGACTGGTCTCATATCGTCGTGGTGGACACTCCGGACCTGGACAGTGTGGAAGTTGAGAATCGGCAGATTGCTGAAGACTTCTATCTATTGTCTGATGCGGTCGTGTTTGTGACAAGCCAGGAAAAGTACGCAGACGATGTGCCCTATCAATTCCTCTTAAGAGTCATACAAGAGGAAAAGCCCCTCTTTTTGCTGATCAACAAGGTCAACGAGAGGCTCACTCGGGAAGAGGTGCTAGGAGCGCTTGAGAGCCAGGGTGGCCAGACTGGAGCGCTTGATACGGCCCGGAGGATGTGGTTCATTGCCTATGCGTCCTCTCAACCTTTCCAATGGATCTCTGAAGATCCGGCATTCAGTGACTTCCTGCACAGTTTTTCACAGGAATTCCCAATAGAAGAAATCAGAGACTTCCGGGCAGCCCAACAAACAAGGCGAACCGGGGATTTAAAGATTCGGTTCCGCCGGCTTCTGGATCTCTTGGAGGAAGAAAACGGGGAAGCTCAAAGATGGTTGACACACCTTACGGCTCTTTATGAAAAGATATCCCAGGATCTAGTCAAAGAGGAAGAGAGGCGCTTTACAACAGAAAGCCGCCAACATCTGCAAACAGAAATCAGAAGGCTCTTCACCAAATACGATGTTTTGGCCAAACCCCGCCGATTCATAAGAGAACTCATTTTAACCCCCTTCCGGCTCCTTGGATTGCGCAAGGAAAGCGCTCATGGCGCTCATAAAGACGCGCTTCTAAAAGTCAGACGGAAAATCGACCTGACCCCTGTTCAGGGAGCAATTGAAAGATTCAATCGTCTGGTCCTTGAAGAGCTTTCACCCACCGATGAACACTCCCCGCTCTTCAGAAAGCTTCGCCAATCCGATGTGGCGCTCAAGGATGAAGAGATCAAGGACCGTATCTGGGAAGAACACGACCGGCTCGATGCATGGCTTGAGGAAACATTCCAAAAACTTTCAAAAGGCCTTCCAAGACACAAAAAGTGGGGCATTTACTCCACCTCCATCCTCTGGGGCCTCCTTATTCTGTCTTTTGAAATTGTCGTTGGAGGCGGCTTTACCGTACTGGATGCGGCCTTGGATTCTGTTCTTGCGCCCTTTGTGACAAAGGGGGCAGTGGAACTCTTTGCCTATCGTGAAATTCAAAAAATCGCCAGGAAACTTGCAAAGCGTTATCAAGAAGGACTTCTTTCCGTGTTGCGCCATCAGCGGGAGCGTTATGAACAGTGTGTTCGGTCCCTCATGACATCTCCGGAAACCCTGGAATCCCTGCAAAGATTGCATTGGAAAATTGGGGGATCATCTCCCGATTAG
- a CDS encoding four helix bundle protein, translating to MLKNYKELKVWQKSYELCLEIYRITAKFPKEERYGLTSQIRRSVVSIPSNIAEGYGRKTTMDYIRMLYISYGSVCELETQILLAGDLDLIEKGESATLNKDIAEIERMLKALIKSLENKPLNP from the coding sequence ATGCTAAAAAATTACAAAGAGTTGAAAGTCTGGCAAAAGTCATACGAACTCTGTTTAGAGATATATAGAATAACAGCAAAATTTCCAAAGGAAGAAAGATACGGTCTAACTTCACAGATAAGAAGATCGGTTGTTTCCATTCCTTCAAATATAGCAGAAGGATATGGAAGAAAGACAACCATGGATTACATTAGGATGCTTTACATATCTTATGGTTCTGTTTGCGAATTGGAAACACAAATATTATTAGCAGGGGATTTAGATTTAATTGAAAAAGGTGAATCGGCTACACTAAACAAAGACATAGCGGAAATCGAAAGAATGTTGAAAGCGCTGATAAAGTCTTTAGAAAACAAGCCCTTGAATCCTTGA
- a CDS encoding 50S ribosome-binding GTPase has protein sequence MTHPVQSLQRELDHVLDLLDHGSFYSLTAEEEQSLRGDAKALSQKLAATESSFLTLGLLGGTGVGKSTLMNALAGSEIASTSHRRPHTDEVLIYRYVEARPLPSLSLTDVPWREITHQGSGIRQILLCDLPDFDSLMGEHRQHVSRFLEHLDVLVWVTSPEKYADGRFYEFLQTAPKAKQNFYFVLNKLDLFFRDEGMERGYEQMASVTKRFQEHIKENGIAEPLFWALSAKEALDSDQPAPWNQFPSFRQQIFQQRDIKQITAIKAANLDVEVQDLLLAFKKEALNLEAFEGILEGSIKELEQQRSPWMKGGRQTIDTWLEKHVSQQILSCQGDPSLLVGPGYGVAVLFQGFHKRFAEEKHIPRSSLSPLILPEAIKVSFQRRVKWVADRLNRRILRHNLPASFQEGLQDILNVPKKLEDLEGRLTSLVSLLIAKPSLPSFWGFRALQFMIYALLLTFFLLAIGGETAWLQVLDAPGGNSVVRLLLSGISTLFSAKGLAALGSYALINLFFAFRFYRRYRTLLQKAADKMIESLKVGLGKVWEEELDTVIGDLNEFRENIRSKASAVSALTQERKKI, from the coding sequence ATGACACATCCTGTTCAGTCACTACAAAGGGAACTCGATCACGTCCTTGATCTTCTGGACCATGGTTCCTTTTACTCTCTTACCGCCGAAGAAGAGCAATCCCTGCGGGGGGATGCGAAGGCGCTTTCCCAAAAACTGGCCGCAACCGAAAGCAGTTTTCTTACGCTCGGGCTGCTGGGTGGAACCGGCGTGGGAAAATCCACCCTCATGAATGCCCTTGCCGGCTCTGAGATCGCCTCGACGAGCCATAGACGTCCTCACACAGATGAGGTGCTTATTTACAGGTATGTGGAAGCAAGGCCGCTTCCATCACTGTCTTTAACGGATGTTCCCTGGCGAGAGATCACGCACCAAGGCAGTGGCATCCGACAAATCCTGCTGTGCGACCTGCCCGACTTTGACAGCCTCATGGGTGAGCACCGCCAGCATGTGTCCCGATTTCTGGAGCACCTGGATGTTCTCGTCTGGGTCACTTCTCCGGAAAAATACGCTGATGGGCGCTTTTATGAATTTCTCCAGACAGCGCCCAAGGCCAAGCAGAATTTCTACTTTGTGCTGAACAAGTTGGACCTTTTCTTCCGGGACGAGGGCATGGAAAGGGGCTATGAGCAAATGGCCAGCGTGACTAAGCGCTTTCAGGAACACATCAAGGAAAACGGCATTGCCGAACCGCTTTTCTGGGCGCTTTCGGCCAAAGAGGCCCTGGATTCCGATCAACCGGCTCCCTGGAATCAGTTTCCGTCCTTCAGGCAACAGATTTTCCAGCAGCGGGACATCAAGCAGATCACGGCCATCAAGGCAGCCAATCTGGATGTGGAAGTCCAAGACCTTCTTTTGGCTTTTAAGAAAGAGGCGCTGAACCTGGAAGCCTTTGAAGGAATTCTTGAGGGTTCAATAAAGGAGCTCGAACAACAGCGTTCGCCGTGGATGAAAGGCGGCCGGCAAACGATTGATACTTGGCTGGAAAAGCATGTCAGCCAACAGATTCTCTCATGCCAGGGCGACCCCTCCCTGCTGGTGGGTCCAGGCTACGGTGTGGCCGTCCTTTTCCAGGGATTCCACAAACGATTTGCGGAAGAAAAACACATCCCCCGGTCGAGTCTTTCTCCCTTGATTCTCCCCGAGGCAATCAAGGTCTCTTTTCAAAGACGTGTCAAATGGGTGGCAGACCGGCTCAATCGTCGCATCCTTCGTCATAACCTCCCCGCGTCATTCCAGGAAGGACTCCAAGACATCCTTAACGTGCCAAAAAAACTTGAAGACCTGGAGGGCCGCCTCACAAGCCTTGTGTCATTGCTGATAGCCAAACCGTCTTTGCCTTCTTTCTGGGGATTCAGGGCACTGCAATTCATGATTTATGCGTTGCTTCTGACCTTTTTTCTCTTGGCTATCGGAGGCGAGACAGCCTGGTTGCAGGTCCTTGACGCCCCCGGCGGGAACAGCGTGGTCCGTCTTCTTCTCTCTGGGATCTCCACGCTTTTCAGCGCCAAAGGACTTGCCGCCCTGGGAAGCTACGCACTCATCAACTTGTTCTTTGCTTTTCGCTTTTACCGCCGCTACCGGACACTCTTGCAGAAGGCCGCCGACAAAA